From Miscanthus floridulus cultivar M001 chromosome 15, ASM1932011v1, whole genome shotgun sequence, the proteins below share one genomic window:
- the LOC136509519 gene encoding transcription factor JUNGBRUNNEN 1-like produces the protein MEEEKKPSQGITKKDSGGGADDGNEDDDLVFPGFRFHPTDQELVGFYLKRKVEKKGFSFDIIREIDIYKHDPWDLPNEARHIVQDSGDKDCYFFCLRGRKYRNSIRPNRVTGSGFWKATGIDKPIHDGAGEHVGLKKSLVYYSGSAGRGTKTDWMMHEFRLPSTGLVELHDAEIWTICRIFKRSTSYNRRCQQQQKQEHGSKRSHHHHQQLQYYYDYYRYHQHHYLHSSEAAYAATEHHQPFLLRSFHGSASSSAEMTTMTSSSGFMGVGAPLLPSTSTSTLGWSDVTCLKDSGSTWDELGRIMEI, from the exons atggaggaggagaagaagccaTCTCAAGGGATCACTAAGAAGGATAGTGGCGGCGGAGCAGACGACGGAAATGAAGACGATGATTTGGTGTTCCCTGGCTTCCGGTTCCATCCAACTGATCAAGAGCTCGTGGGGTTCTACCTGAAGAGGAAAGTGGAGAAGAAGGGCTTCAGTTTTGACATCATCAGGGAGATCGATATCTACAAGCATGACCCCTGGGATCTTCCAA ATGAAGCTCGGCATATTGTGCAAGACTCAGGAGACAAGGACTGCTACTTCTTCTGCCTGCGTGGCCGGAAGTACAGGAACAGCATCCGGCCCAACCGCGTCACTGGCTCTGGTTTCTGGAAGGCCACCGGCATCGACAAGCCCATACATGATGGTGCCGGCGAGCACGTCGGTCTCAAGAAGTCCCTCGTCTACTACAGCGGCAGCGCCGGCAGGGGCACAAAGACTGACTGGATGATGCACGAGTTCCGACTCCCCTCTACGGGGTTGGTTGAGCTCCATGATGCT GAAATCTGGACGATATGCCGAATCTTCAAGAGGAGCACGTCCTACAACCGGAGGTgccagcagcagcagaagcaggAACACGGCAGCAAGagaagccaccaccaccaccagcagttGCAGTACTACTATGACTACTACCGCTACCACCAGCACCATTACTTGCACTCATCCGAGGCAGCTTATGCTGCAACTGAGCACCACCAGCCGTTCCTGCTGCGCAGTTTCCATGGCTCGGCGTCGTCATCGGCCGAGATGACGACAATGACGTCGTCATCAGGATTCATGGGAGTGGGAGCTCCATTGCTACCGTCGACATCGACATCGACTCTCGGGTGGAGCGATGTGACGTGCTTAAAGGACAGTGGCAGCACCTGGGACGAGCTTGGGAGGATCATGGAGATCTGA